The Populus nigra chromosome 19, ddPopNigr1.1, whole genome shotgun sequence genome includes a window with the following:
- the LOC133679774 gene encoding putative axial regulator YABBY 2 isoform X1, with product MALDAVSERVCYVHCNFCNTILAVSVPSSSLLHIVTVRCGHCGNLLSVNMGASLETLPLQDAQKLHLINSEDLNKDRGSSSKPNMVTAFKSAEHEPPRMSPIRPAPEKRQRVPSAYNRFIKEEIQRIKACNPDISHREAFSTAAKNWAHFPHIHFGLKLDSDKHP from the exons ATGGCTCTGGACGCGGTATCTGAACGTGTTTGTTATGTTCACTGCAATTTCTGCAACACCATTTTAGCG GTTAGTGTTCCAAGCAGCAGCTTGCTCCATATTGTGACAGTTAGATGTGGGCATTGTGGCAATTTGCTGTCTGTGAACATGGGAGCTTCCTTAGAAACACTTCCTCTTCAAGATGCCCAG AAACTGCACCTTATAAACTCTGAAGATTTGAACAAGGACAGAGGGTCATCTTCCAAACCTAACATGGTCACTGCTTTTAAGTCTGCCGAGCATGAACCACCAAGAATGTCCCCCATCCGCC CAGCCCCTGAGAAGAGACAACGTGTTCCTTCTGCATATAACCGGTTCATCAA GGAGGAAATTCAAAGGATTAAGGCTTGTAATCCTGACATCAGCCATAGGGAAGCTTTCAGCACGGCAGCAAAAAAT tgGGCACATTTTCCACACATTCACTTTGGACTGAAGCTGGATAGCGACAAGCATCCTTAA
- the LOC133679774 gene encoding putative axial regulator YABBY 2 isoform X2 produces MALDAVSERVCYVHCNFCNTILAVSVPSSSLLHIVTVRCGHCGNLLSVNMGASLETLPLQDAQKLHLINSEDLNKDRGSSSKPNMVTAFKSAEHEPPRMSPIRPPEKRQRVPSAYNRFIKEEIQRIKACNPDISHREAFSTAAKNWAHFPHIHFGLKLDSDKHP; encoded by the exons ATGGCTCTGGACGCGGTATCTGAACGTGTTTGTTATGTTCACTGCAATTTCTGCAACACCATTTTAGCG GTTAGTGTTCCAAGCAGCAGCTTGCTCCATATTGTGACAGTTAGATGTGGGCATTGTGGCAATTTGCTGTCTGTGAACATGGGAGCTTCCTTAGAAACACTTCCTCTTCAAGATGCCCAG AAACTGCACCTTATAAACTCTGAAGATTTGAACAAGGACAGAGGGTCATCTTCCAAACCTAACATGGTCACTGCTTTTAAGTCTGCCGAGCATGAACCACCAAGAATGTCCCCCATCCGCC CCCCTGAGAAGAGACAACGTGTTCCTTCTGCATATAACCGGTTCATCAA GGAGGAAATTCAAAGGATTAAGGCTTGTAATCCTGACATCAGCCATAGGGAAGCTTTCAGCACGGCAGCAAAAAAT tgGGCACATTTTCCACACATTCACTTTGGACTGAAGCTGGATAGCGACAAGCATCCTTAA
- the LOC133679774 gene encoding protein YABBY 2 isoform X3 yields the protein MALDAVSERVCYVHCNFCNTILAVSVPSSSLLHIVTVRCGHCGNLLSVNMGASLETLPLQDAQKLHLINSEDLNKDRGSSSKPNMVTAFKSAEHEPPRMSPIRRRKFKGLRLVILTSAIGKLSARQQKIGHIFHTFTLD from the exons ATGGCTCTGGACGCGGTATCTGAACGTGTTTGTTATGTTCACTGCAATTTCTGCAACACCATTTTAGCG GTTAGTGTTCCAAGCAGCAGCTTGCTCCATATTGTGACAGTTAGATGTGGGCATTGTGGCAATTTGCTGTCTGTGAACATGGGAGCTTCCTTAGAAACACTTCCTCTTCAAGATGCCCAG AAACTGCACCTTATAAACTCTGAAGATTTGAACAAGGACAGAGGGTCATCTTCCAAACCTAACATGGTCACTGCTTTTAAGTCTGCCGAGCATGAACCACCAAGAATGTCCCCCATCCGCC GGAGGAAATTCAAAGGATTAAGGCTTGTAATCCTGACATCAGCCATAGGGAAGCTTTCAGCACGGCAGCAAAAAAT tgGGCACATTTTCCACACATTCACTTTGGACTGA